A single candidate division SR1 bacterium Aalborg_AAW-1 DNA region contains:
- a CDS encoding O-Glycosyl hydrolase family 30 yields MKAQSYTTTPDLKTPFAQTTSSSHKLRTIQESENYLFVNPSSVRHEIIGIGGAITDASAVVYDGCSSEMKAKIMQAYFDPEYGLGYSVVRTTVHSCDFSPESYCYVKEGDKELKSFSIEHDLQYRIPMIQDAIATARHNLMIYASPRSPPAWMKTNKSLYQGGSLLPKYHDTRAQYLLRFIQEYEKVGINLRGLTIQNEAAASQRRESCLYTAQEEIVFALEHLRPVLDQAGYENLKLIGRDHNRDYMYQRAIAYQEYLDTHPELPVNALRGIGYHRYETRSNSKELYPTISDMARDFPEFALVFTEGCQEGFDAKRLYDRSIGRRYSASLIRDLQQGTCLRTDWNIVLDMNGGPNHADNKCFAPLHVFPEYDIIHFTPSYYHIGHISRWVTPESHIIGINASKSHLISLAAQRPDGKIVIVVSNKEDISHEYHIVLDQEVITLTIPPLAIQTTVIEF; encoded by the coding sequence ATGAAAGCACAGAGTTATACCACAACACCTGATCTCAAGACACCCTTTGCTCAGACCACGAGCTCCTCTCACAAGCTACGTACTATCCAAGAGTCAGAAAATTATCTTTTTGTAAATCCCAGTAGTGTGAGACACGAGATTATCGGTATCGGTGGTGCGATCACTGATGCGAGTGCCGTCGTGTATGATGGCTGTTCATCAGAGATGAAAGCGAAAATCATGCAAGCATATTTTGATCCAGAGTATGGACTAGGATATTCAGTTGTTAGGACAACGGTCCATAGTTGCGATTTTTCTCCTGAAAGTTACTGCTATGTGAAAGAGTGAGACAAGGAATTAAAAAGTTTTTCGATCGAACATGATCTGCAATATCGTATACCGATGATCCAAGATGCGATAGCCACTGCTCGTCATAATCTTATGATCTATGCGAGTCCTCGAAGCCCGCCTGCATGGATGAAGACAAACAAGTCACTCTATCAATGATGATCTCTTCTTCCCAAGTACCATGATACTCGAGCACAGTATCTCCTCCGTTTTATACAAGAATATGAAAAAGTCGGGATCAATCTCCGAGGACTCACTATACAAAACGAAGCTGCAGCAAGTCAGAGACGAGAGTCTTGTCTCTACACAGCCCAAGAAGAGATAGTTTTTGCTCTCGAACATCTCCGTCCAGTATTAGATCAAGCTTGATATGAGAATCTGAAACTCATCGGACGAGACCACAATCGTGACTATATGTATCAGAGAGCAATCGCCTATCAGGAGTATCTGGACACACATCCTGAATTGCCAGTAAATGCTCTTCGAGGTATAGGATATCACCGATACGAGACGCGATCCAATTCCAAAGAATTATACCCTACAATTAGTGATATGGCTCGTGATTTTCCTGAGTTTGCGCTTGTCTTCACTGAAGGGTGTCAAGAAGGATTTGATGCCAAGAGATTATATGATCGATCGATAGGAAGAAGATATAGTGCAAGCTTAATTCGCGATCTTCAACAAGGTACGTGCTTACGAACAGACTGGAATATAGTCTTGGATATGAACGGAGGACCAAACCATGCGGATAACAAATGTTTTGCACCACTTCATGTTTTTCCTGAGTATGACATTATCCACTTCACTCCCTCATATTATCATATCGGACATATTAGTCGTTGGGTCACTCCAGAATCACACATCATCGGAATCAACGCTAGCAAGAGTCATCTGATCTCTCTGGCAGCACAACGTCCTGATGGTAAGATAGTTATCGTCGTGAGTAATAAAGAAGATATTTCACATGAGTATCATATTGTCCTCGACCAAGAAGTTATAACCCTAACCATTCCACCTCTGGCTATTCAGACGACGGTTATTGAATTCTAA